In Macadamia integrifolia cultivar HAES 741 chromosome 5, SCU_Mint_v3, whole genome shotgun sequence, a single window of DNA contains:
- the LOC122078815 gene encoding uncharacterized protein LOC122078815, with protein sequence MINRSPRLCCNRFPSDSVPSIDFLGGNQKEIVLLVQLYSGLSEANGSVGALATEVVSTSGFGDETSMNLRVYEEYNILSLSSLPPGFSGKNKHQEIADGIKGKSAVFDNPWDLISSEPTTGERDFYYRYGRGRNRSTSFLTSRWPRGYSIKPLSSLESCLIAQLYKEHVEMDDYVYTPPPSPTAPTLRPLFVPDVKEIICRASSDSYRVQFGSGENKVQKGGEAYAETESVLGVPSLPEIDSVELPKKLKQKRGKGCLGRSNSSNMSVTTKNFWSQGSPNGMLLFCIGITIGVISTIMANKREVDKLNGLLKQGENLVQGLQEELEMKDSLTVKELANEAYASQQNNDFSIRHQPLGPFFPKQRFTESNNCDSEELYDKKEDEKPESMSKIEAELEAELERLELSMCSTTVQTRLSNLLEILPDFYGDIVQGELRAYMINRGDRGQYDSDQDVSHLYHSHPHC encoded by the exons ATGATAAATCGGAGCCCCAGACTTTGCTGCAACAGATTCCCTAGCGATTCTGTACCCTCCATAGATTTTCTCGGAGGCAATCAGAAGGAAATTGTTCTTCTGGTACAATTGTATTCAGGATTGTCCGAAGCTAATGGGTCAGTAGGTGCTTTAGCAACAGAAGTGGTTTCTACTAGTGGGTTTGGTGATGAAACCTCTATGAATTTGCGGGTGTATGAGGAGTACAATATACTCTCTTTATCATCTTTGCCTCCAGGGTTCTCTGGGAAGAACAAGCATCAAGAGATAGCAGATGGAATTAAAGGAAAGAGTGCGGTTTTTGATAATCCTTGGGATCTTATATCATCTGAACCTACCActggagagagagatttttattATAGGTATGGCAGAGGCAGAAACAGAAGCACTAGCTTCCTTACAAGTAGGTGGCCTCGTGGGTATTCTATTAAACCTCTGAGCTCTTTGGAAAGCTGCCTCATAGCTCAGTTGTACAAGGAGCATGTTGAAATGGATGATTATGTATATACTCCACCCCCATCCCCAACTGCCCCAACTTTGAGGCCATTGTTTGTACCAGATGTAAAAGAAATAATCTGCAGAGCAAGTAGTGACTCATATAGAGTACAGTTTGGAAGTGGAGAAAATAAGGTGCAAAAGGGAGGTGAAGCATATGCAGAAACAGAATCAGTGTTGGGGGTTCCATCACTTCCAGAAATtgattctgtagaacttccaaagaaactgaaacaaaaaagaggaaagggTTGCCTTGGAAGATCGAACAGTTCCAATATGAGTGTCACTACAAAAAACTTCTGGTCACAAG GCTCACCAAATGGAATGCTTCTATTCTGCATTGGAATCACTATTGGTGTTATCTCTACTATAATGGCAAACAAAAGAGAGGTGGACAAGCTAAATGGGTTGTTAAAGCAGGGAGAGAACTTGGTTCAAGGTCTGCAAGAGGAGCTCGAGATGAAAGACTCACTAACTGTGAAGGAGCTAGCAAATGAGGCTTATGCATCCCAACAAAACAATGACTTCTCCATTCGTCATCAACCTCTAGGCCCTTTTTTCCCCAAACAGAGATTCACAGAATCAAATAACTGTGATAGTGAAGAACTCTATGATaagaaggaagatgagaagcCAGAGTCTATGAGTAAAATTGAAGCAGAGCTTGAGGCTGAATTGGAGAGGTTGGAGCTAAGCATGTGCTCTACTACTGTACAGACAAGATTATCCAATCTTTTGGAG ATTCTTCCGGATTTTTACGGAGACATTGTGCAGGGAGAATTGAGAGCATACATGATCAACAGAGGGGACAGGGGGCAATATGATTCAGACCAAGACGTGTCACACCTCTACCACTCCCACCCACACTGCTAA